A stretch of the Capsicum annuum cultivar UCD-10X-F1 chromosome 8, UCD10Xv1.1, whole genome shotgun sequence genome encodes the following:
- the LOC107839631 gene encoding dormancy-associated protein homolog 3, with protein MSLLDKLWDDTVAGPRPDSGLGKLRKYSTFSPRSNSGKESEVSTPRSFTEEASEDGMKVTRSIMIVKPSGSQNRDSPPVSPAGTTPPVSPFAGSAGKEAFRFRRRSASFAYENASGVGPRSPRPPYDL; from the exons ATGAGCTTACTTGACAAGCTCTGGGATGACACCGTTGCCGGTCCCCGGCCAGATAGTGGCCTCGGGAAACTCCGGAAGTATTCTACCTTTAGTCCTCGTTCAAATTCCGGCAAGG AATCAGAAGTTTCGACACCGAGATCCTTCACTGAAGAAGCAAGTGAGGACGGGATGAAGGTGACGAGAAGTATCATGATAGTAAAGCCTTCAGGGAGTCAGAATAGAGATTCACCTCCCGTTTCTCCCGCCGGTACTACTCCTCCGGTATCTCCTTTTGCCG GTTCAGCTGGAAAAGAAGCATTTCGGTTCCGCCGGCGATCAGCGTCATTTGCGTACGAGAATGCCAGTGGGGTTGGACCCAGAAGCCCTCGTCCTCCTTACGACCTGTGA